The bacterium region TGGTACAATTCAGTATGGTTGGCAGATATGGGAAACCATTCCCGATCTTATGGCTGAAGCAGAATTTCATGCGGTGTGGGCTGATAATAGCGGCGAGCTTCATGATGTAACGCCGAAATCATTATCGGAAATCAACCAAATATTATTTTTGCCAGACCCTGTCCGTAAATATGGGAGTAGACAAATTGATAACGTAAGAGTCCCGTTACAAGATGAAATTCTCATCAAACAGTTTATTGAAAACGCCAAAAAGTATTTTGAAGCAACCAATCGTGATGAATTGGCTAATTACCACGGATGTATAGTTGCAAATTCAGAAATTCAAAAATTAGTGAAAGAGAAAAACGAAATATTCCTTAATATTATTCAAAAATTTTGGGAACTATATACTAAATCACCCTAAAATGGGTGTTTTTAGTTATCCACATTACAGGACTTGACAACCCTAGAATGATCCTGTATGATGGGTATATATGGTGAAACCCGCCCAATTCAGTACACTCTTGGAGTTTTTGACCAACTTCAAGGACGAGGAGAAATGCCGCCAATACTTTGAGCAAATCCGCTTCAAGGATGGCGACTATTGCCCGCATTGCGCCCACGGCAAGATCAACCGCTTTGCGGATGGGAAGCGATACCGCTGCGCGAAGTGTCGAAAGGACTTCACCATCAAGACGGGCACCGTTTTTGGTGAGAGTAAAATCTCGCTGCAAAAGTGGTTCATTGCGATCTATCTCCTCACTACGTCTCCTAAGGGCATCTCGTCCGTGCAGCTCGCAAAGCAGTTGGGCGTGACGCAAAAGACGGCGTGGTTCATGGATCATCGTATCCGTAAGGCGATGAAGAACGGCGGCAAGCTGTTTGGCAATGTCGAGGTGGATGAAACGTACATCGGCGGCAAGGAAAAGAACAAGCACGCATCGAAACGGACAAAGGGTGTGCAGGGACGTTCGCTGAAAACAAAGAACGCTGTTATGGGCATGGTGGTACGCAATGGCAACGTCATTGCGTCCGTCATTCCAAATGCGAAAATGCGAACGCTCGAAAGTAAGATCGTCGCACACATTGACATTGGTTCCACGCTCTATACCGATGAACTCATGTCGTACTCGAAAATCGGATCGCTCTACAAGCATGAAGCGGTCAATCACAGCAGCGGCGAATACGTCCGAGGCGATGCACACACAAATAACGTCGAGAGTTTTTGGGCATTGTTCAAGCGCGGGTATCACGGCACCTATCACACCATGTCGGGCAAGCATCTCCAGCGGTATGTGGACGAGTTTGCTTTCCGATGGAACGAGCGGAATACCCCAATGGATAGTATCTTTGCCAATACGGTGGAAAGCGTCGCGGAGACAAAAACGCTACACTATAAGAAGCTCACCGCAACCGTATGAGCCGTCCACCGCAAATCTTCCACCCTCCCATTTCCGCAGGTTTTGACGAGGTGCTTGGAGCCATTGCGAATGAGCAGCGACCACAGGCACGGAGCGTACCCGCTAAGCCGTTTGTCAAGTGGGTAGGCGGCAAGCGTTCTATTCTCCCGCTCCTCATGGAGCGATTGCCGAAGGAGTACACCGCATACCATGAGCCGTTTGCTGGTGGCGGTGCGTTGTACTTTGCGCTGCAACCGCAACGGGCGACGCTCTCGGATGTCAATTTGCATCTCGTCCTAACGTACATTGCCATTCGGGACGACGTGGAACGATTGATCACGCTCTTGCGCGAACACACGCAGAAGCACGGCAAGACATACTATCTCAAGGCGCGGAAACGCCTCTCTACGGAAGAGGACGGAACGGTCATTGCGTCGCTATTCATCTACATCAACAAGACGTGTTTCAATGGCCTCTACCGCGTTAATAAGGATGGCGCGTTCAATGTTCCGATGGGCAAGTACACCAACCCGCCCATCCTTGACGAGGACACATTGCGAGCGGATCATGCAGTGCTGCAAGGCACGAAAATCGTTTGCCAATCGTTTTCATCCATTCGCCCAAAACAACAGGCGTTCTACTACCTCGATCCGCCGTATCACGCGACGTATGACGGCTACAACGGGAGTGGTTTCAATGATGATAAGCACCGCGAACTTGCCGCCATGTGCAGAAAGATAGACGAGAAGGGCGGGTACTTTATGCTCTCAAACTCCGATACTCCCTTTGTGCGCGACCTCTACCGCGCATACACCATCGAACGGGTGGAAGCATCTCGCTCCGTGTCATGTAAGGCGCATCAGCGCGGCAAAGAACATGAACTCATCATCAGGAACTACTAGCGGCGGCGGACGCGCTAACAAGACGGGCAATAGCTTGGAGCAGTTTGTCGAGCACAAGCTCAAAGAGCATGGCTACACGGAGTTTTGGGATCACAAAAGACAGGTGTTTGCGAACAGGACGACGATAGGAGGCAAGCAGTACGGGAAGCAAATCTATTGCGGCAAAAGCATCTACGAGACGGATCGCAAATGCGACTTCCTCGTGCTCAATCAAGAGAAGTGGCCAGACGGCCTCATCATCGAGTGTAAGTGGCAACAGTCCAGTGGCTCCGTGGATGAAAAGTACCCGTTTGCATTTTTCAACATCTGTAAAATAGGCGTGCCGACCGTTGTTCTCCTAGATGGCAATGGATATAAACCCGCTGCCATGCGGTGGCTCAAGGAGCAGGCGCATCCGCAGAGAGCACTCATCGCCGTATACAACATGGTGGAGTTTCAGACAGCGGTCAATAATGGTTTTCTTGGTTAGGGTTGCTTTGTATATAGTTCCCAAAATTTTTTACTTAAGCAGATCATCACTTTATGAAAAATAAAATCACAATTTTACTTTCTGGCATATTTTTTGCAATTTCATTTCTGGGCCGTGTTCCTGTCGTCAATGCGGACACGAACGATCCGATATCTTGGTGGAGTTTCGACAATGCCAGCGAGCTTAGTTCTGGGTTGGTAAAAGACAAAAGCGGAACCTACAATGGTCAAAATTTTAACGGAGTTCCGGTGAGCGGTTATAGAGGAGGCGCGTTATTTTTTGATCTCTCTGCGCCACTTGGTGGACATGGTAGTGGTAACGGCGATGGATTTACCGTTGCTGGTCTTCCGCAATTATCGCAACTGGCCATAACGTTCCGAATGAAAACCGATAATTCAACCAACGCGATACAGTCGGTGATAATTGCGCAAAGCATAAGCCCGACTTATGGCGAGTTCAATATCCAATACAAAAATGGTTCCTTAGGTGTGGGCGTTACTAATAATGGAAGCGCAGGAGCAACCGTAAGGATTGATGAGAATTTTCATTACTATGCGGTGAATTATGACGGACGAAACATTTATATTTATGTTGATGGGCAAGTAAAAGGATTCGGCACCGCAGCAGGTGTTGGCAGGATTACTGCTG contains the following coding sequences:
- a CDS encoding zinc chelation protein SecC produces the protein MSIPLPKVASNMMPNIIALCEQLVPNGKPLYLDVEVINGSIESECYKNVESVIKNKGGTIQYGWQIWETIPDLMAEAEFHAVWADNSGELHDVTPKSLSEINQILFLPDPVRKYGSRQIDNVRVPLQDEILIKQFIENAKKYFEATNRDELANYHGCIVANSEIQKLVKEKNEIFLNIIQKFWELYTKSP
- a CDS encoding IS1595 family transposase; translation: MVKPAQFSTLLEFLTNFKDEEKCRQYFEQIRFKDGDYCPHCAHGKINRFADGKRYRCAKCRKDFTIKTGTVFGESKISLQKWFIAIYLLTTSPKGISSVQLAKQLGVTQKTAWFMDHRIRKAMKNGGKLFGNVEVDETYIGGKEKNKHASKRTKGVQGRSLKTKNAVMGMVVRNGNVIASVIPNAKMRTLESKIVAHIDIGSTLYTDELMSYSKIGSLYKHEAVNHSSGEYVRGDAHTNNVESFWALFKRGYHGTYHTMSGKHLQRYVDEFAFRWNERNTPMDSIFANTVESVAETKTLHYKKLTATV
- a CDS encoding DNA adenine methylase, coding for MSRPPQIFHPPISAGFDEVLGAIANEQRPQARSVPAKPFVKWVGGKRSILPLLMERLPKEYTAYHEPFAGGGALYFALQPQRATLSDVNLHLVLTYIAIRDDVERLITLLREHTQKHGKTYYLKARKRLSTEEDGTVIASLFIYINKTCFNGLYRVNKDGAFNVPMGKYTNPPILDEDTLRADHAVLQGTKIVCQSFSSIRPKQQAFYYLDPPYHATYDGYNGSGFNDDKHRELAAMCRKIDEKGGYFMLSNSDTPFVRDLYRAYTIERVEASRSVSCKAHQRGKEHELIIRNY
- a CDS encoding DpnII family type II restriction endonuclease gives rise to the protein MNSSSGTTSGGGRANKTGNSLEQFVEHKLKEHGYTEFWDHKRQVFANRTTIGGKQYGKQIYCGKSIYETDRKCDFLVLNQEKWPDGLIIECKWQQSSGSVDEKYPFAFFNICKIGVPTVVLLDGNGYKPAAMRWLKEQAHPQRALIAVYNMVEFQTAVNNGFLG